Proteins encoded together in one Verrucomicrobiota bacterium window:
- a CDS encoding LacI family DNA-binding transcriptional regulator yields the protein MRPTRVPAGTRRIQRAEPVSSTGPGIKATIRNVAKLAGVAPSTVSHYLNRTAQLAPETAQNVERAIAALDYRVNLGARSLRLKKTHSIGLIIPNINTPYFGELAGVIENVLWDRAYQMLLCISERDPERELSHLATLVSRQVDGILMVYNQERENRAERTKAPVPLVFLDRAVTGAPSVASDNYLGGKLAAEHLVSSGHRQIAILCGEPAIRNVADRLAGFNDVLARRGLRILPEHILEGLQDLELGSRVGELFAKRPYPTAIFATNDIVAIGAWCELIRRSFRVPADVSLIGFDDIQMSQFLVPPLTTVAQPAPQIGREAVELLIDLINRKDQFVNAAPAHVKVAPALKVRGSVGAPPRRR from the coding sequence ATGAGGCCCACCCGAGTGCCTGCGGGAACTCGACGCATCCAGCGTGCCGAGCCGGTCAGCTCAACCGGGCCGGGGATAAAGGCTACCATCCGCAACGTAGCCAAACTGGCGGGGGTGGCTCCAAGCACGGTCTCTCATTACCTGAACCGCACGGCGCAACTGGCGCCGGAAACCGCCCAGAACGTTGAGCGGGCCATCGCCGCCCTGGACTACCGGGTGAATCTGGGGGCGCGCAGTTTGCGGCTGAAAAAGACGCATTCGATCGGCCTGATCATCCCCAACATCAACACGCCTTATTTCGGCGAGCTGGCCGGAGTCATCGAAAATGTCCTTTGGGATAGGGCTTACCAGATGCTGCTCTGCATCTCCGAGCGGGATCCGGAACGGGAACTTTCGCATCTTGCCACGCTCGTGAGCCGCCAGGTTGACGGCATCCTGATGGTTTACAACCAGGAACGCGAGAATCGGGCGGAACGAACCAAGGCACCCGTTCCCTTGGTCTTCCTGGATCGGGCGGTCACGGGTGCGCCCTCCGTCGCCAGCGACAACTACCTTGGCGGGAAGCTTGCCGCTGAGCATCTGGTCAGTTCAGGCCACCGCCAGATCGCGATCCTTTGCGGTGAACCGGCCATCCGCAACGTCGCGGACCGGCTCGCCGGCTTCAACGACGTGCTGGCGCGCCGGGGGCTCCGCATCCTGCCCGAACACATCCTGGAGGGATTGCAGGACCTGGAGTTAGGTTCGCGCGTCGGCGAGCTTTTTGCCAAGCGGCCCTACCCAACGGCAATCTTCGCCACCAACGACATCGTCGCGATCGGCGCCTGGTGCGAACTCATCCGTCGCAGTTTTCGGGTGCCGGCGGACGTGTCCCTGATCGGTTTCGATGATATCCAGATGAGCCAGTTTTTGGTCCCGCCTTTAACCACGGTCGCGCAGCCCGCGCCACAGATCGGTCGTGAAGCCGTCGAACTCTTGATCGATTTGATCAACCGCAAGGATCAATTTGTGAATGCGGCCCCCGCCCACGTTAAAGTCGCACCCGCGTTGAAGGTGCGCGGCTCCGTGGGGGCGCCCCCCCGAAGGAGGTGA
- a CDS encoding M13 family metallopeptidase encodes MKFAVLVSMFGSIAFSAQVWSADEPPIDPASMDLTTTPGVDFFQYANGGWLATHAIPPEYSRWGSFIELGERNLDELKSILEACSNQRVPDHIPGADNTDNDNNNDRQKLGLFYASGMDEGRINAEGAKPLQSRLDRIRDLPDPAGLAAMVGQLHLDGADPLFSFEASIDDKDSGMEIATLVQGGLGLPDRDYYLKTDDKTVRLRSAYRDHLIKMFGLLGDAEGVAAQEADQVIDLETKLAQASKSRVELRDPEDNYHRITYAELERLAPAFDWKTYFQTLGLTSEMVARIDVKQPEFCHAFSQLLAAVPLDTWKVYLRWNLIRATARYLSDAFAAETFEFYSKTLTGAKEPPPRWKRVVRAADAALGQLLGRQYVEKTFPPSAKERALRMVQDLKQELRERLQALTWMSPETKKAAAEKLDAMGTKIGYPDKWRDYSGLELKDQPYVLNALAAAEFDSRWELGRIGKPVDPTQWNMTPPTVNAYYSPTRNEIVFPAGILQPPFFYANADDAVNYGGIGAVIGHEMTHGFDDQGRLYDAKGNLRNWWTSEDSRRFKERAGKIIEQFDQYVPIDDAHINGKLTQGENIADLGGVKIAYGAFQKALERSKVAPEAKIDDFTVEQRFFLSYARVWRMKYRPEALLLALTTDPHSPPKYRVIGPLSNLPEFAQAFAVPADSPMVRPAEQRVNIW; translated from the coding sequence ATGAAGTTTGCCGTCTTGGTGTCGATGTTCGGCTCGATCGCCTTTAGCGCGCAGGTGTGGAGCGCCGATGAACCGCCAATTGATCCCGCGAGCATGGATCTCACCACCACACCAGGCGTGGACTTTTTCCAGTACGCCAACGGCGGCTGGTTGGCGACCCACGCGATCCCGCCCGAGTACAGCCGCTGGGGATCGTTCATTGAGTTAGGCGAGCGCAACCTCGACGAGCTGAAAAGCATTCTGGAAGCTTGTTCGAACCAGAGAGTACCGGATCACATCCCCGGCGCCGATAACACTGATAATGATAATAACAACGACAGGCAGAAACTCGGTTTGTTCTACGCCAGCGGCATGGACGAAGGACGGATCAACGCCGAAGGCGCCAAGCCGTTGCAGTCGCGGCTGGACCGGATCCGGGATCTGCCGGACCCGGCCGGCCTGGCGGCCATGGTTGGGCAATTGCACCTCGACGGCGCCGATCCTTTGTTTTCGTTTGAAGCATCGATTGATGACAAGGACAGCGGCATGGAAATCGCCACCCTGGTTCAGGGCGGCCTGGGCCTGCCCGATCGCGATTATTATTTAAAGACCGATGACAAAACGGTCCGGCTGCGGTCGGCTTACCGGGATCACCTGATAAAAATGTTCGGCCTGCTCGGCGACGCGGAGGGGGTTGCCGCCCAAGAAGCGGACCAGGTGATTGACCTTGAAACCAAGCTGGCCCAGGCATCCAAGAGCCGGGTGGAACTGCGTGATCCCGAAGACAACTACCACAGGATAACTTACGCGGAGCTCGAACGGCTGGCGCCGGCGTTCGACTGGAAAACCTATTTTCAGACCCTCGGTTTGACGAGCGAGATGGTGGCGCGGATCGACGTCAAGCAACCCGAGTTTTGCCACGCGTTCTCGCAGTTGCTCGCCGCCGTGCCGCTCGATACCTGGAAAGTTTACCTGCGCTGGAATTTAATCCGGGCCACCGCCAGATACCTGTCTGACGCGTTTGCTGCCGAAACCTTTGAATTTTACAGTAAGACGCTGACCGGCGCCAAGGAACCGCCGCCCCGCTGGAAACGCGTGGTCAGGGCGGCCGATGCGGCCCTGGGCCAGCTGCTCGGCCGGCAGTACGTGGAGAAAACGTTTCCGCCAAGCGCCAAGGAGCGGGCCCTGCGCATGGTCCAGGACCTCAAACAAGAACTGCGCGAGCGCTTGCAGGCGCTGACCTGGATGAGCCCGGAAACGAAAAAAGCGGCGGCGGAAAAGCTGGACGCGATGGGAACCAAGATCGGGTATCCGGATAAATGGCGCGACTACAGCGGCCTGGAGCTCAAAGACCAGCCTTACGTGCTCAACGCGCTGGCAGCGGCAGAGTTTGACAGCCGCTGGGAACTTGGCCGGATCGGTAAGCCGGTTGACCCGACGCAATGGAACATGACCCCACCGACGGTCAACGCCTATTACAGTCCGACTCGCAACGAGATCGTTTTTCCCGCCGGAATCCTGCAACCGCCGTTCTTTTACGCCAACGCCGATGACGCGGTTAACTACGGCGGCATCGGGGCCGTGATCGGGCATGAGATGACCCACGGCTTTGACGATCAGGGCAGGCTTTATGATGCCAAAGGCAACCTCCGGAACTGGTGGACTTCGGAGGACAGCCGGCGTTTCAAGGAGCGGGCCGGAAAGATCATCGAACAATTCGACCAGTACGTGCCCATTGATGACGCGCACATCAACGGGAAGCTCACCCAGGGCGAAAACATCGCGGACCTCGGCGGCGTCAAAATCGCCTACGGCGCTTTCCAGAAAGCATTGGAACGGAGTAAGGTCGCCCCGGAGGCCAAAATCGATGATTTTACCGTGGAACAACGGTTTTTTCTCTCTTACGCCCGGGTCTGGCGGATGAAGTACCGGCCGGAGGCGTTGCTTTTGGCGCTGACAACCGACCCGCACAGCCCGCCCAAGTATCGGGTTATCGGGCCGTTGAGCAACCTGCCTGAGTTTGCTCAGGCCTTCGCGGTACCGGCGGACAGCCCTATGGTCCGCCCTGCGGAACAGCGGGTGAACATCTGGTGA